In a genomic window of Chaetodon trifascialis isolate fChaTrf1 chromosome 8, fChaTrf1.hap1, whole genome shotgun sequence:
- the wnk3 gene encoding serine/threonine-protein kinase WNK3 isoform X2 yields the protein MATDPGEPTGTEDSSEKPDGQREEDTEREGRADPQRERTHSTPSDFPSSQTQERKATGGEDGGIRGGGGGGGEASQTGEENPVRPISFSTPSLPVDTGQKRLRREKRFFRKSVEICEEDDEVAVPPEAPHSAPHLELHSSESVFTSSVQQQGVASSCAALGHDPSCPSSSQETGKDAPSSTPTQRGKERDREQEEEAEMKAVATSPGGRFLKFDIELGRGAFKTVYKGLDTETWVEVAWCELQDRKLTKAEQQRFKEEAEMLKGLQHPNIVRFYDSWESVLRGKKCIVLVTELMTSGTLKTYLKRFKVMKPKVLRSWCRQILKGLHFLHTRTPPIVHRDLKCDNIFITGPTGSVKIGDLGLATLMRTSFAKSVIGTPEFMAPEMYEEHYDESVDVYAFGMCMLEMATSEYPYSECQNAAQIYRKVTSGIKPASFDKVNDPEIKEIIEGCIRQNKSQRLSIRDLLNHAFFGEDTGVRVELAEEDTGTQDCLALRIWVEEPKKLKGKHKDNEAIEFSYDLENDSAEEVALEMVKSGFFHESDAKVVGKSIRDRVNLIKKSRERRQQQLLQQQQGLEERRDSSLTSYTFSHPSCPSSLGPGAAGQTGAGGGGGGGGQESEELPEVDQHVRHQHIFSGTTLSLPEGESIGSASCESYASGQSQAYSQQGESYTHPQTALPPTASSTGALTHPQMVPIGESGSVPNVPIGQSISMSSMSIRQSGGAPVGQTFLQPSTMVQQVSPSVPQQYFQDGPYLSSTERHSSSGSVPANGEETLQLLANGKLEKLKTQRRASCQRPEKVSHQFQLSMLQVSGSGDNMVECQLETHSNKMVTFKFDIEGDAPEDIADYMVEEDFVLDVEKEKFVEELRAIVKKAHEILQTHSLTGSTDQLHVSTPTSSSMDSVPHSSPVGRWRFFINQTIRHRDSLSSQGAATPPPTSEIRIPQSPKTEKESEGSQSVESLTGLASPPCPTLSATSPPVSTASAPASMAPSATVAPAPNTTASESISAPASTLEASVPVTASGGLEHHTSASVDQIPSAPSSIAIPAAANLPTLSAAPSVVSPTPTTILPDVLSSPGTSGCSIVGQSIGDTVITAPRSCAVDLSSTSFHSPPPATAAVISSAVSQHGMEQQQTLTQVAKPVPQQPQSQPALQQQVPAVQQQLQAMQLEQQAQQIQQATPQQQLQSQHQAYQEQIQLQQERALQQSLQQLQHQQLMQKQIPLQQQLTDVQVLPRPGHTELLQQSVPLQQFLPPISLQQTQQPLPQQQTQQYAPQLLQQPQLQQLPQQVMPPQAAVVPQQQAHIDHQQQQQLNLQQTIHLQQQQMVQQQLQQQQHQLFMGAVALKSDQSQMLPLSISQQFLQQQPQLNVSSVPPQQVAQQAQVPAELVQQHIQSQIQLQHMEQQQEVVKAMETPQKQQHFPLQKQSSLQMSESEVSTGETSVTEDTCSYSTPFHPTSDSSLPPLHLATADAPVPALSLTMTPSPAQPSSVAESDSEGPPKIEFVDNRIKTLDEKLRNLLYQEYSSGAAPAGGTASGPTSAASTSAGGDESSEPQSIHHLSFPPPASSSDTSPHSSSSTTSSTTSRSSSTSPDPERDGIGEETSSEVPNFAELGPVEQQPGPSLPSTSASSTPPTSFLPPNQDDSAGPQRPPVPGEPTILAVPPHSDTSTTGDASWPPNQHPIPLRHGQQKHNAGGGYFGLNLTCPSIRNPVSKKSWTRKFKNWACKLRHSASLFKKPRVQQDGRCSSQALEEKEAPPLNPPQSRKGRFQVTPVPQSSVPSGHGSTHRKVGRFSVTQTETKKEDRQTDSSPVSPDLERERRRSRAKEGEKEESKRTPAMAHLPRGHGHSHSPLGSSDDDDESELEDEDLRKELHKLREKHIKEVVSLQAQQNRELQELYRQLRSLKDQRQSLPASLSRTPPLPTAAPVLSPRRPRPAKIKLRPRPHSHMDNNGVTHSGIQQSSSFSGGEQSRLPLYCNPEHHTSLPAKRDHSPLRKSTFTDELHKLVDNWTKEPVGPSLPKPSLNQIKQIQQVQELGGWSQQTEMAPPGWFPVAPLNPQAPSTPASLPVAAPSHYTGGGSLSTLHSPGPPTQTHMAQGPQMQQSLHIHQSLPLQQMAYQQSPLRQQIPQPRMQTPIQSQSVPQTQPITQLPHSPPQSQPLLPSQMPTSPVSTAAPLLHASGATAPTDSASATGGTFCSCSSSSSTSSSSCSTAALPSSAKIHPTTPTSTLPLGQK from the exons ATGGCTACTGACCCAGGAGAGCCCACAGGCACCGAGGACTCCTCGGAGAAACCtgatggacagagggaggaggacacgGAGCGGGAGGGCAGGGCTGAcccacagagggagaggacacACAGCACCCCCTCGGACTTCCCCTCCTCCCAGACTCAGGAGAGGAAAgcaacaggaggagaggatgggggaatccgaggaggaggaggaggaggaggggaagccAGCCAGACGGGTGAGGAGAACCCAGTCAGGCCCATTTCGTTCTCTACACCTTCCTTACCAGTCGACACTGGCCAGAAACGACTGAGGAGGGAGAAGCGCTTCTTCAGGAAGAGTGTGGAGATTTGCGAGGAGGACGATGAGGTGGCGGTGCCCCCAGAGGCGCCCCACAGTGCCCCCCACCTGGAGCTGCACTCCTCAGAGTCAGTCTTCACCAGCAGTGTCCAGCAGCAAGGGGTTGCTTCCTCCTGTGCTGCCCTGGGCCATGACCCATCCTGTCCCAGCTCCAGCCAGGAGACTGGCAAGGATGCTCCTTCCTCCACTCCCACCCAgagggggaaggagagggaccgtgagcaggaggaggaggcagagatgaagGCTGTGGCCACCTCTCCTGGAGGCAGGTTCCTCAAGTTTGACATTGAACTGGGCAGAGGAGCCTTCAAGACTGTGTATAAAGGCCTGGACACGGAGACTTGGGTGGAGGTGGCCTGGTGTGAACTTCAG GACCGCAAGCTGACCAAGGCAGAGCAGCAACGCTTCAAGGAGGAGGCTGAGATGCTGAAGGGACTCCAGCACCCTAACATCGTCCGCTTCTATGATTCCTGGGAGTCTGTGCTCCGTGGCAAGAAGTGCATCGTACTGGTCACTGAACTCATGACTTCGGGAACACTTAAAAC TTACTTGAAGCGCTTTAAGGTTATGAAACCCAAGGTCCTGAGGAGCTGGTGTCGGCAAATCCTGAAGGGACTTCACTTCCTTCACACCAGGACTCCTCCAATAGTCCACCGGGACCTCAAATGTGATAACATCTTCATAACAGGCCCCACAGGCTCAGTCAAGATAGGTGACCTGGGACTGGCCACTCTAATGCGGACCTCCTTTGCCAAGAGTGTTATAG GAACCCCAGAGTTCATGGCTCCAGAGATGTATGAGGAGCACTATGATGAGTCTGTGGACGTCTACGCCTTTGGGATGTGCATGCTGGAGATGGCCACTTCGGAATACCCCTACTCTGAGTGCCAAAATGCTGCTCAGATCTATCGCAAAGTCACAAGC GGTATAAAGCCAGCCAGCTTTGATAAAGTCAATGACCCAGAGATCAAAGAGATCATTGAAGGCTGCATTCGTCAGAATAAGAGCCAGAG ACTCTCCATTCGAGACCTCCTGAACCACGCATTCTTTGGGGAGGACACAGGCGTCCGGGTGGAGCTggcagaggaggacacaggCACCCAGGACTGCCTGGCTCTTCGGATTTGGGTTGAAGAGCCCAAGAAGCTGAAAGGgaagcacaaagacaatgaGGCCATCGAGTTCAGCTATGACCTGGAGAATGATAGCGCTGAAGAAGTGGCTCTAGAGATG gtGAAGTCAGGATTTTTCCATGAGAGTGATGCCAAAGTGGTGGGGAAATCTATCCGGGACCGAGTAAATTTGATCAAAAAGTCACGGGAGCgtcggcagcagcagctcctccagcagcaacaGGGCTTAGAAGAAAGACGAgactcctctctcacctcctaCACCTTCTCTCATCCATCCTGCCCGTCCTCACTGGGGCCAGGGGCAGCTGGACAGACGGGagcaggaggcggaggaggaggtggagggcagGAGTCTGAGGAGCTGCCTGAAGTGGACCAGCATGTCAGGCATCAACATATTTTCAGTGGGACAACCCTTAGTCTGCCAG AAGGCGAGAGCATTGGGTCTGCCAGCTGTGAATCTTATGCaagtggacagagccaggcatACTCTCAGCAAGGGGAATCATACACCCATCCCCAGACTGCCCTCCCTCCTACAGCATCT AGCACTGGCGCTTTAACTCATCCACAAATGGTTCCCATTGGTGAGAGTGGAAGTGTTCCAAATGTACCTATTGGCCAGAGTATTAGCATGTCCAGCATGTCCATACGCCAAAGTGGAGGGGCACCTGTTGGCCAGACGTTTCTTCAGCCCAGTACCATGGTTCAACAGGTATCACCAAGTGTCCCTCAACAATATTTTCAG GATGGTCCGTACCTGTCAAGTACAGAACGTCACTCTTCATCAGG GTCAGTTCCAGCTAATGGAGAAGAGACTCTTCAGCTCTTGGCCAATGGGAAGTTAGAGAAATTAAAGACTCAGAGAAGAGCTTCCTGTCAGAGGCCTGAGAAAGTTTCTCATCAGTTTCAACTGAGTATGCTCCAG GTGTCCGGCAGTGGGGACAATATGGTGGAATGCCAGTTGGAGACCCATAGCAACAAGATGGTGACATTTAAATTTGACATTGAAGGGGACGCACCTGAGGACATAGCAGATTACATG GTAGAGGAGGACTTTGTCCTTGACgtagagaaagagaaatttgTTGAGGAGCTCAGAGCCATAGTTAAGAAAGCTCATGAAATTCTTCAAACACATTCACTG ACTGGATCAACTGACCAGCTGCATGTGAGCACTCCCACAAGCTCTTCAA TGGACTCAGTACCCCATTCCTCACCAGTGGGACGCTGGCGCTTCTTTATCAACCAGACCATCCGACATAGAGACTCTCTGTCAAGCCAGGGAGCAGCCACACCACCACCCACCTCAGAGATAAGGATACCTCAGTCTCCTAAAACAGAGAAAG AAAGTGAAGGATCCCAAAGTGTGGAGTCCTTGACTGGATTGGCCTCTCCTCCCTGCCCCACCCTTTCTGCCACCTCCCCTCCAGTCTCCACTGCCTCAGCACCTGCCTCCATGGCCCCCTCAGCCACTGTTGCCCCAGCTCCTAACACCACTGCTTCTGAAAGCATCTCTGCACCAGCCTCCACTCTGGAAGCCTCTGTCCCTGTCACTGCTTCAGGTGGTCTTGAGCACCACACCTCAGCCTCTGTTGACCAAATTCCCAGTGCTCCCTCATCCATAGCAatacctgctgctgctaaccTCCCCACCCTGTCCGCTGCTCCTTCTGTTGTGTCTCCCACACCCACCACCATTCTGCCAGATGTGCTCTCTTCTCCTGGAACCAGTGGTTGCTCTATTGTAGGTCAAAGTATAGGAGACACAGTGATTACTGCTCCAAGGTCATGTGCAGTGGACCTGTCTTCAACCTCTTTTCATTCCCCTCCTCCTGCTACTGCTGCAGTGATCTCTTCTGCGGTAAGCCAACATGgcatggagcagcagcagacactcaCTCAGGTGGCCAAACCAGtcccacaacaaccacagtcACAGCCTGCATTACAGCAGCAGGTACCGGCTGTTCAACAGCAATTGCAGGCAATGCAGTTGGAACAACAGGCACAACAGATACAGCAGGcaacaccacagcagcagctgcaatcACAACATCAAGCCTACCAGGAGCagattcagctgcagcaggaacgAGCACTGCAACAGTCTCTCCAGCAGTTACAACATCAGCAGCTAATGCAGAAACAAATACCACTTCAACAACAACTGACTGATGTGCAGGTGCTGCCTCGGCCAGGTCATACAGAGTTGTTACAGCAGTCTGTGCCTCTGCAGCAGTTTCTGCCCCCAATATCCCTACAGCAGACCCAACAACCCCTtcctcagcagcaaacacaacagtATGCCCCTCagttgctgcagcagcctcagttGCAGCAGTTACCACAGCAGGTTATGCCACCTCAAGCTGCTGTAGTGCCCCAACAGCAGGCCCACATtgatcaccagcagcagcaacagttaaACCTACAACAGACAATACACTTACAGCAACAGCAaatggtgcagcagcagctacagcagcagcaacatcagcTGTTTATGGGTGCTGTGGCTTTAAAGTCGGATCAAAGCCAAATGCTGCCCCTGTCAATTAGTCAACAGTTCCTTCAACAACAGCCACAGCTAAATGTTAGCTCTGTTCCGCCACAGCAGGTTGCACAACAAGCCCAAGTCCCTGCTGAGCTGGTGCAACAACATATACAGTCACAGATACAGCTGCAACACATGGAGCAGCAACAAGAGGTGGTTAAAGCCATGGAGACACCccagaaacagcagcattttccGCTGCAGAAGCAGTCCTCTTTACAGATGTCCGAGTCAGAGGTGTCCACAGGAGAGACAAGTGTCACAGAGGACACGTGCAGCTACTCCACCCCTTTTCACCCTACCTCGGACTCCTCTCTCCCGCCTCTCCATCTGGCCACCGCTGATGCCCCTGTACCCGCCCTCTCCCTCACAATGACGCCATCACCTGCTCAGCCCTCCTCTGTGGCCGAGTCAGACAGTGAAGGCCCCCCCAAAATTGAATTTGTAGACAACCGCATAAAGACTTTGGATGAAAAGCTGAGGAACTTGTTGTATCAGGAGTACAGCAGTGGGGCAGCGCCAGCTGGCGGAACTGCCTCTGGTCCTACATCAGCTGCCTCCACATCAGCAGGAGGAGACGAGTCATCTGAGCCACAGTCAATCCATCACTTGTCTTTCCCCCCACCTGCCTCCTCCTCAGATACATCCCCtcactcctcatcctccactacctcctccaccacctcccgttcctcctccacctcccctgaCCCAGAGAGGGATGGAATAGGAGAGGAAACGTCTTCAGAAGTGCCCAACTTTGCAGAGCTGGGTCCGGTGGAGCAACAACCTGGCCCATCTCTCCCCTCCACCTCAGCCTCGTCCACCCCGCCTACCTCTTTCCTGCCTCCCAATCAGGATGACTCTGCCGGGCCCCAGCGGCCACCTGTACCAGGAGAACCAACCATTCTT GCTGTACCCCCACATTCTGACACCAGTACCACTGGAGATGCATCGTGGCCCCCCAATCAACATCCGATCCCCCTCCGGCATGGACAGCAGAAGCACAATGCAGGAGGTGGATATTTTGGCCTAAACCTGACATGTCCTAGTATCAGAAATCCTGTTAGCAAGAAATCCTGGACTCGCAAATTCAAAAACTGGGCGTGCAAACTGCGCCACTCCGCCAGCTTGTTCAAGAAGCCCAGAGTCCAGCAAG ATGGACGGTGCAGCAGTCAGGCACTTGAAGAGAAGGAGGCGCCACCGCTAAATCCACCTCAGTCACGCAAAGGACGATTTCAG GTGACTCCAGTGCCCCAGTCCTCTGTGCCGTCAGGCCATGGTAGCACTCACAGGAAAGTGGGACGCTTCTCTGTAACGCAGACTGAGACTAAGAAAGAGGACAGGCAGACTGACAGCTCCCCGGTGTCTCCTGAtttggagagggagaggaggagatctcGGgcaaaggagggagagaaagaagaaagtaaAAGGACCCCAGCAATGGCTCACCTGCCTCGAGGTCATGGGCATAGCCACTCACCCCTGGGCAGCAGCGATGACGATGATGAGAgtgagctggaggatgaagaccTGAGAAAAGAGCTACACAAGCTCAGAGAGAA ACACATCAAAGAGGTGGTATCCCTTCAGGCCCAGCagaacagagagctgcaggaacTGTACAGACAGCTACGTTCCCTCAAAGACCAAAGGCAGAGCCTGCCTGCCTCCCTGTCCCGAACCCCTCCTCTTCCCACGGCAGCTCCTGTGCTCTCTCCTCGTAGGCCCAGGCCAGCCAAAATCAAGCTCCGGCCCCGGCCTCACTCTCACATGGATAATAATGGAGTTACACACTCTG GGATTCAGCAGTCGAGTAGTTTCTCAGGTGGTGAACAGAGTAGACTGCCTCTTTACTGCAACCCAGAGCACCACACTTCACTACCTGCTAAAAGAG ATCACAGTCCACTAAGAAAAAGCACATTCACAGATGAGCTACACAAACTTGTTGATAATTGGACAAAGGAGCCGGTGGGCCCCTCCCTGCCCAAGCCTTCACTGAATCAGATCAAACAGATTCAGCAGGTGCAGGAGTTGGGGGGCTGGAGCCAGCAGACTGAG ATGGCTCCACCGGGGTGGTTTCCAGTGGCACCACTGAACCCCCAGGCCCCCTCGACCCCTGCCAGCTTGCCTGTGGCAGCCCCTTCCCATTACACAGGTGGAGGGAGCCTGTCCACCCTGCACTCTCCAGGACCACCAACACAAACGCACATGGCTCAAGGGCCACAGATGCAGCAAAGTTTACACATCCATCAGTCTCTCCCCCTCCAGCAGATGGCCTATCAGCAGTCCCCACTCCGACAGCAGATACCGCAGCCCCGG